In Streptomyces sclerotialus, one genomic interval encodes:
- a CDS encoding bifunctional DNA primase/polymerase, protein MERKSRFSQWLRRPRSGSDGVDTDTGSSAAGRGREDLLLAAADAGFPLAPAAHPSGYGCSCERIGCPTPGRHPISFGWQTVASTDREKVQQWLRKHPQANFVTATGIAHDVLDVPLDAGRAALERLEAEGVEVGPVALSGAGYGQGRMLFFTATRGTPDDEDEWWPCELDCHPETMDEHPGLRWHCRGSYVLLPPSRLGGDQPPVSWLRGPERPLPDPLSLLETLTDACAAHAGDEDAHESAAWPIGR, encoded by the coding sequence ATGGAACGCAAGAGCAGGTTCTCCCAGTGGCTGCGCCGGCCGAGGAGCGGTTCGGACGGCGTCGATACGGACACGGGATCATCCGCGGCCGGACGCGGCCGCGAGGACCTGCTGCTGGCAGCGGCCGACGCGGGTTTCCCGCTGGCCCCGGCGGCGCACCCCTCCGGCTACGGCTGTTCCTGTGAGCGCATCGGCTGTCCCACCCCGGGCCGTCATCCGATCTCCTTCGGCTGGCAGACCGTCGCCAGCACGGACCGCGAGAAGGTCCAGCAGTGGCTGCGCAAACACCCGCAGGCCAATTTCGTCACCGCCACCGGCATCGCCCACGACGTGCTGGACGTGCCCCTGGACGCCGGGCGCGCCGCGCTGGAGCGGCTGGAGGCCGAGGGCGTCGAGGTCGGCCCGGTCGCGCTGAGCGGTGCCGGGTACGGCCAGGGCCGGATGCTGTTCTTCACCGCCACCCGCGGCACCCCGGACGACGAGGACGAGTGGTGGCCCTGCGAGCTGGACTGCCATCCCGAGACGATGGACGAGCATCCGGGCCTGCGCTGGCACTGCCGTGGGAGCTACGTCCTGCTGCCGCCCTCCCGGCTCGGCGGTGACCAGCCGCCGGTGTCCTGGCTGCGCGGCCCGGAGCGCCCGCTGCCGGACCCGCTGTCCCTCCTGGAGACGCTGACCGACGCCTGCGCCGCGCACGCGGGCGACGAGGACGCGCACGAGTCGGCGGCCTGGCCGATCGGCCGCTGA